From a single Alloactinosynnema sp. L-07 genomic region:
- a CDS encoding response regulator transcription factor, producing the protein MRVVIAEDQVLLREGMARLFQDRGHQIVAAVGNATRLLDITTEHRPDLVVVDVRMPPTFTDEGTQAAREIKQTHPEIGVLVLSQHINTTQAMTLVNLSGFGYLLKDRVLAVHEFLDAARRVADGGSALDPQVVGALMRPRPTDDPLSALSDREREVLALMAQGLNNPAIARRLVLSERTVEGHVRHVLLKLDLAESDDGHRRVLAVLTHLRASHAG; encoded by the coding sequence ATGCGTGTTGTGATCGCCGAGGACCAGGTTCTCCTTCGCGAGGGCATGGCACGGCTGTTCCAGGATCGCGGCCACCAGATCGTGGCCGCGGTCGGGAACGCCACGCGGCTGCTGGACATCACGACTGAACACCGTCCCGACCTGGTCGTGGTGGACGTACGAATGCCGCCCACCTTCACCGACGAAGGCACCCAAGCCGCACGCGAGATCAAGCAGACGCACCCGGAGATCGGAGTCCTGGTGCTGTCCCAGCACATCAACACCACACAGGCGATGACCCTCGTGAACCTCAGCGGATTCGGCTACCTCCTCAAGGACCGCGTGCTCGCCGTCCACGAGTTCCTCGATGCCGCTCGGCGGGTCGCCGACGGTGGGTCAGCGCTCGATCCACAGGTCGTCGGGGCTCTCATGCGGCCGCGTCCCACCGACGACCCGCTTTCGGCGCTGTCCGACCGCGAGCGTGAAGTCCTGGCACTGATGGCGCAAGGACTCAACAATCCCGCGATCGCCCGGCGCCTGGTTCTCAGCGAGCGAACAGTCGAAGGACACGTCCGACATGTGCTCCTCAAGCTGGACCTGGCCGAGTCCGACGACGGCCACCGCCGTGTCCTCGCCGTCCTCACCCACCTCCGCGCGTCCCACGCCGGATAG
- a CDS encoding MFS transporter encodes MTEVRDPEALHPQTLWRNRNFSRFWFGETVSLFGVQVTNLALPLTAVLVLQVTPEQLGLLRSFAFLPFLFLALPFGVLADRKAKRPLMIYANLVRAVLVGLVPILAALDALTLPALAAIVLVIGVCTVLFEVCWLSYVPVIVSQEHLVAANGRVSASSSAAEFAGPGLGGLLVQWLTAPLALVANAGSYLVSVVSLWFIRVPEVVTPSPKRHIGKEIAEGVKFIVGQPYLRVLAVAGAAFNFCYMFVEALFVIYAVRELHFSPGLIGLIVAMSAIGGVLGAAVASTLVRRFPFGKVYVGAVAVGYAGPLLIPAAAGSTLTIVIGVTAGFFLMRAGLAVSNVAGTSLRQAVTPQALMGRMTAGMRTIMWGIGTTGAIAGGVVGGYLGLRAGLWVAAVGFLLAALPIVLSAIPRLKDMPTREQAS; translated from the coding sequence GTGACTGAAGTTCGTGACCCGGAGGCCCTCCACCCGCAAACCCTGTGGCGGAACCGGAACTTCAGCCGGTTCTGGTTCGGCGAGACGGTCTCGCTGTTCGGCGTGCAGGTCACCAACCTGGCCCTGCCGCTGACCGCGGTACTCGTCCTGCAGGTCACCCCCGAGCAGCTGGGTCTGCTGCGCTCGTTCGCGTTCCTGCCGTTCCTGTTCTTAGCCCTGCCGTTCGGCGTGCTCGCCGACCGCAAGGCCAAGCGGCCGCTGATGATCTACGCGAACCTGGTCCGCGCCGTACTCGTCGGCCTGGTCCCGATCCTGGCCGCGCTGGACGCGCTGACCCTGCCCGCGCTGGCCGCGATCGTGCTGGTCATCGGCGTGTGCACGGTGCTGTTCGAGGTGTGCTGGCTGTCGTACGTGCCGGTCATCGTCAGCCAGGAGCACTTGGTCGCGGCCAACGGCCGGGTCTCGGCCTCGTCGTCGGCCGCCGAGTTCGCGGGGCCCGGCCTGGGCGGCCTGCTCGTGCAGTGGCTCACCGCGCCCCTCGCGCTCGTCGCGAACGCGGGGTCGTACCTGGTGTCGGTGGTGTCGCTGTGGTTCATCCGGGTGCCGGAGGTCGTAACGCCGTCACCCAAACGGCACATCGGCAAGGAGATCGCCGAAGGCGTCAAGTTCATCGTCGGCCAGCCCTACCTGCGCGTGCTGGCCGTGGCGGGCGCGGCGTTCAACTTCTGCTACATGTTCGTGGAGGCCCTGTTCGTCATCTACGCCGTCCGCGAACTGCACTTCAGCCCCGGCCTGATCGGCCTGATCGTCGCGATGAGTGCCATCGGCGGCGTGCTCGGCGCCGCCGTCGCGTCCACTTTGGTCAGACGGTTCCCGTTCGGCAAGGTGTACGTCGGCGCTGTGGCCGTCGGGTACGCGGGCCCGCTGCTCATCCCGGCGGCGGCCGGGTCGACCCTCACCATCGTCATCGGCGTCACCGCGGGCTTCTTCCTCATGCGCGCGGGGCTGGCGGTGTCGAACGTCGCGGGGACAAGCCTGCGCCAGGCGGTGACGCCACAGGCGCTCATGGGCCGGATGACCGCGGGGATGCGCACCATCATGTGGGGGATCGGCACGACGGGCGCCATCGCGGGCGGTGTCGTCGGCGGCTACCTCGGCCTGCGCGCGGGCCTGTGGGTGGCGGCGGTCGGCTTCCTGCTCGCCGCGCTGCCGATCGTGCTCTCCGCCATCCCCCGCCTCAAGGACATGCCCACCCGCGAGCAGGCGTCGTAG
- a CDS encoding sensor histidine kinase — MRPLPAAFLVVTSLVSVASVPISVGLEPSYDTVLYALHAVALALAGALIASHQRDNPIGWVLIGIGLDAAWVEFTEGYGNHSGWPWAVPIEWFTNWANMLGIGATSVLLTLFPSGRALSQGRRALVWTGAVATALMAVGAAFGHSSDPAFGSGTNPYAIGGLEPVYVAGQVLFNVTLLAAIGSLVHRFHRSTGVERQQLKWIVYVVSVLAVVGPLAGFAYNDSALVRIAIAVVVTALPIAICVAILRYRLNDIDVVINRTLVYGALTVLLTAAYLATALVLGAALGGRDSPWVTAGATLAVAGAFRPLRARIQDAVDRRFRRARYDALARVDAFLEDVRAGRADPETLQQLLREIMSEPDLEVCYLLPHTTHQIDGAGRDVEVSVAGRRAERLVERAGTPLAVVHTGATEDSPGLLDEVLTRASLAIEVARLRAEVRHQLTEVEASRARIVAAGYEERRRLERDLHDGAQQRLVSIGLVLRNAQFELGDSPIARTIDAAVEQLTVAIADLRELANGVRPAYLDNGLDMALRELAGRTPLPIDVYVGAERYPTDIEATAYFVACEALTNAVKHSAATGVELRAQRLDDHLVMTVRDNGVGGALPSGGTGLRGLSDRVAAQGGRIRVESENGSGTTVIAELPCVL, encoded by the coding sequence ATGAGGCCGCTGCCCGCGGCGTTCCTCGTGGTCACCAGCCTTGTCTCGGTCGCGTCCGTGCCCATCTCGGTCGGGCTGGAACCCAGCTACGACACCGTCCTGTATGCCCTGCACGCGGTGGCGCTGGCCTTGGCCGGTGCCCTGATTGCCTCGCACCAGCGGGACAATCCCATCGGTTGGGTGCTCATCGGCATCGGCCTCGACGCGGCGTGGGTCGAGTTCACCGAGGGGTACGGAAACCACTCGGGGTGGCCATGGGCGGTGCCGATCGAGTGGTTCACGAACTGGGCGAACATGCTCGGCATCGGGGCGACGTCGGTGCTCCTGACGCTGTTCCCCTCCGGGCGCGCATTGTCCCAAGGCAGGCGCGCGCTGGTGTGGACCGGTGCCGTCGCGACGGCACTGATGGCGGTCGGCGCGGCGTTCGGGCACTCGTCCGACCCGGCGTTCGGTTCCGGTACGAATCCGTACGCGATCGGCGGGCTAGAGCCGGTATACGTCGCCGGGCAGGTGCTGTTCAACGTCACTCTGCTGGCCGCGATCGGATCGCTGGTCCACCGGTTCCACCGGTCGACCGGCGTCGAGCGTCAGCAGCTGAAATGGATCGTCTACGTGGTCAGCGTGCTGGCGGTGGTCGGCCCGTTGGCGGGCTTCGCCTACAACGACAGCGCCTTGGTTCGCATCGCCATCGCCGTTGTCGTCACCGCGCTACCGATCGCGATCTGTGTGGCGATCCTGCGCTACCGGCTCAACGACATCGACGTCGTCATCAACCGCACGCTCGTCTACGGTGCGCTGACCGTCCTGCTCACCGCCGCGTACCTGGCGACCGCGCTGGTGCTGGGTGCCGCCCTGGGCGGGCGCGACTCGCCTTGGGTGACCGCGGGGGCCACGCTGGCTGTCGCCGGGGCGTTCCGTCCGCTGCGGGCGCGGATCCAGGACGCCGTGGACCGGCGATTCCGCCGCGCCCGTTACGACGCCCTCGCCCGGGTCGACGCGTTCCTCGAGGACGTGCGCGCCGGGCGTGCGGATCCCGAGACACTCCAACAACTGTTGCGCGAGATCATGTCCGAACCGGACCTCGAGGTGTGCTACCTGCTTCCACATACCACGCACCAAATCGATGGCGCCGGGCGCGACGTCGAGGTCAGCGTCGCGGGACGCCGCGCGGAGCGGCTGGTCGAACGGGCGGGCACGCCCCTGGCTGTCGTGCACACCGGGGCCACCGAGGACTCCCCCGGTCTGCTCGACGAGGTGCTGACCCGTGCCAGCCTGGCGATCGAGGTCGCCAGGCTGCGGGCCGAGGTGCGTCACCAGCTCACCGAGGTCGAAGCCTCGCGGGCCCGCATCGTCGCCGCGGGCTACGAGGAGCGACGCAGGCTCGAACGCGACCTGCATGACGGTGCGCAGCAGCGGCTGGTCAGCATCGGACTGGTGCTGCGCAACGCCCAGTTCGAGCTCGGGGACTCCCCCATCGCGCGGACCATCGACGCGGCCGTCGAGCAGCTCACCGTCGCCATCGCCGATCTTCGTGAGCTGGCCAACGGTGTCCGACCCGCGTACTTGGACAACGGGCTCGACATGGCGCTTCGGGAGCTGGCAGGCCGGACGCCGCTGCCCATCGACGTGTATGTCGGCGCCGAGCGGTACCCCACCGACATCGAGGCGACCGCCTACTTCGTCGCCTGTGAGGCGTTGACCAACGCCGTCAAACACTCCGCCGCGACAGGCGTCGAGCTGCGCGCCCAGCGACTCGACGATCACCTCGTCATGACCGTCCGCGACAACGGTGTCGGCGGCGCACTGCCATCCGGCGGAACCGGCCTGCGCGGACTGTCCGACCGGGTCGCGGCCCAGGGCGGGCGGATCCGCGTCGAGAGCGAGAACGGATCCGGCACCACTGTGATCGCGGAGCTGCCATGCGTGTTGTGA
- a CDS encoding ABC transporter family substrate-binding protein, with amino-acid sequence MEFRRKAVALGGAVLAAVLAVSGCAATGSAPAAPGPAAGGKPDVNAQPRSALREGGDLRVPIDALPANFNPKQVNGARVVNYQLAEAILPSAFLDGADGIPLLNKAFFDKIELVSTAPQVVRYTIAPAAKWSNGRPLTWTDLHGHWLALRGEDKRFEVNNHVGYRDVASVERGGSDREAVLTFARPFADWPGLFRPLVPAELTASPEAFNKSWLTGPTVTAGPFEVATVDTTAKTVTLRRNAQWWQEKPPLDRIIFRVLAPSARADELANHGIDLYPIGGDIDLFTRAKAMPDVEIRQATERRAGQLTFNGADGALLADEKLRTAIAQGVDPQAVTKVLVGPMAPGAKAVGNHIVPPGYAGHKDNSGVLPFDAAAARGALDSLGWKLDGSVRVKDGKPLSLRFVVQATPTGRTVSGVITEQLAAIGVLAKVESVPTERFQDTYLLPGNFDIIAFEWTKSPYPISHDRPVFQKPVGDKAGNNFGRIHIAEIDGLYDSAIAEFDPAKRAELADRIDVLAWKHAHHLPLYPESGAYAVRKDLANYGARGLGVYGFAVAGFMK; translated from the coding sequence ATGGAGTTTCGGCGCAAGGCCGTCGCGCTGGGCGGCGCTGTGCTCGCCGCGGTGCTGGCGGTGTCGGGATGCGCGGCGACCGGATCGGCACCCGCCGCGCCCGGTCCGGCGGCGGGCGGGAAGCCGGATGTCAACGCCCAGCCCAGGTCCGCGCTGCGCGAGGGCGGCGACCTGCGGGTGCCGATCGACGCGCTGCCTGCCAATTTCAACCCCAAGCAGGTCAACGGCGCCAGGGTGGTCAACTATCAGCTGGCCGAGGCGATCCTGCCCAGCGCGTTCCTCGACGGCGCCGACGGCATTCCTTTGCTCAACAAGGCGTTCTTCGACAAGATCGAACTGGTGTCCACCGCGCCGCAGGTCGTGCGCTACACCATCGCGCCCGCCGCCAAATGGAGCAACGGAAGGCCGCTCACCTGGACGGACCTGCACGGCCATTGGCTTGCGCTGCGCGGAGAGGACAAGCGGTTCGAGGTGAACAACCACGTCGGCTACCGCGACGTCGCGAGCGTCGAGCGCGGCGGGTCGGACCGGGAGGCGGTGCTCACCTTCGCCCGCCCGTTCGCCGACTGGCCCGGCTTGTTCCGCCCGCTGGTGCCCGCGGAGCTGACCGCGAGCCCGGAGGCGTTCAACAAGTCGTGGCTCACCGGGCCTACGGTGACGGCTGGGCCGTTCGAGGTGGCGACCGTTGACACCACGGCCAAGACGGTCACCCTGCGTCGCAACGCCCAGTGGTGGCAGGAGAAGCCGCCGCTGGACCGGATCATCTTCCGCGTGCTCGCCCCGTCCGCGCGGGCCGACGAACTGGCCAACCACGGCATCGACCTGTATCCGATCGGCGGTGACATCGATCTCTTCACCCGCGCCAAGGCCATGCCGGACGTGGAGATCCGGCAGGCCACCGAACGGCGCGCGGGCCAGCTGACGTTCAACGGCGCCGACGGCGCGCTGCTGGCAGACGAGAAGCTGCGCACCGCGATCGCCCAGGGCGTCGACCCGCAGGCCGTCACGAAGGTGCTGGTCGGCCCGATGGCGCCGGGCGCGAAGGCGGTCGGCAACCACATCGTCCCGCCCGGATACGCGGGCCACAAGGACAACTCTGGGGTGCTGCCCTTCGACGCGGCCGCCGCGCGGGGCGCGCTCGACTCGCTCGGCTGGAAGCTGGACGGAAGTGTGCGGGTCAAGGACGGCAAGCCGCTGAGCCTGCGATTCGTGGTGCAGGCGACGCCGACCGGGCGGACGGTGTCCGGCGTGATCACCGAGCAGCTCGCCGCGATCGGCGTGCTGGCGAAGGTCGAGTCGGTGCCGACAGAACGGTTCCAGGACACCTACCTGCTGCCGGGCAACTTCGACATCATCGCGTTCGAGTGGACGAAGTCGCCGTATCCGATCTCGCATGACCGGCCGGTGTTCCAGAAGCCGGTGGGAGACAAGGCGGGCAACAACTTCGGTCGGATCCACATCGCCGAGATCGACGGGCTCTACGACAGCGCGATCGCCGAGTTCGACCCAGCCAAGCGCGCCGAGCTGGCCGACCGGATCGACGTGCTGGCCTGGAAGCACGCCCACCACCTGCCGCTGTACCCGGAGTCGGGCGCGTACGCGGTGCGCAAGGACCTGGCCAACTACGGCGCCCGCGGGCTGGGGGTCTACGGGTTCGCCGTGGCCGGGTTCATGAAGTGA
- a CDS encoding class I SAM-dependent methyltransferase translates to MSLYDTIGAAYAVTRRTEPRIASQVWAALGDARTVLNVGAGTGSYEPPDRDVTAVEPSAIMRAQRSAGAAPCVAAFAESLPFDDQSFDAAMAFATIDHWQDPMAGLREMRRVARRVVVFTKDFSALDLFWLDRDYLPERAGLLVGRPPLAELARSIGARVEPVLIPWDCADGFYEAYWRRPEAYLDEDIRRGMSVWARVGPVAEQRAVRCLREDLASGRWAESNRDSVDLDAAELGVRLLIA, encoded by the coding sequence ATGTCGTTGTATGACACCATCGGAGCCGCTTACGCCGTGACGCGGCGTACCGAGCCGCGGATCGCGTCCCAGGTCTGGGCCGCGCTCGGCGATGCGCGGACCGTGCTGAATGTCGGGGCGGGAACCGGCTCTTACGAGCCGCCCGACCGTGACGTCACCGCGGTGGAGCCGTCGGCGATCATGCGGGCGCAGCGCTCCGCGGGCGCGGCGCCGTGCGTGGCCGCCTTCGCGGAGAGCCTTCCGTTCGACGACCAGTCCTTCGACGCCGCGATGGCTTTCGCCACCATCGATCACTGGCAGGACCCGATGGCGGGTCTGCGCGAGATGCGGCGTGTCGCTCGCCGCGTGGTGGTGTTCACGAAGGACTTCAGTGCCCTCGATCTGTTTTGGCTGGATCGCGATTATCTGCCCGAGCGCGCAGGCCTTCTCGTCGGCAGGCCGCCGCTGGCCGAGTTGGCCCGCTCGATCGGAGCCCGGGTGGAACCGGTGCTCATTCCGTGGGACTGCGCGGACGGCTTCTACGAAGCCTACTGGCGCAGGCCCGAAGCGTACCTGGATGAGGATATCCGCCGCGGAATGTCGGTCTGGGCCAGAGTCGGGCCGGTCGCCGAACAGCGGGCAGTGCGCTGCCTCCGTGAGGACCTCGCATCCGGCCGGTGGGCCGAAAGCAACCGCGACTCCGTCGATCTCGACGCGGCGGAGCTTGGCGTGCGTCTGCTCATCGCCTGA
- a CDS encoding DUF2690 domain-containing protein, protein MDADRVAGGEADTIGKGMGARFLRTVLAALVLAFGFLIPAAGTATAAPACYGQSCYGQDPNAMGCTGIETLDSFEHPSRLVKVELRRSYGCNAAWVRYTNPHGHTGAVYTKSLSTAGMATRKNLAAYPNESGRTAMVSFSETVIGCYAFYIDSVGWNTTCTKSF, encoded by the coding sequence TTGGACGCTGACCGTGTCGCGGGCGGCGAAGCGGACACCATTGGCAAGGGAATGGGGGCGCGGTTCCTGCGGACGGTGTTGGCCGCGCTCGTCTTGGCGTTCGGCTTCTTGATCCCAGCCGCTGGAACCGCCACTGCCGCGCCTGCCTGTTATGGGCAGAGCTGTTACGGCCAGGATCCCAATGCCATGGGCTGCACAGGGATCGAGACTCTCGACTCGTTCGAACATCCGTCCCGACTCGTCAAGGTCGAGCTCCGCCGGTCCTATGGGTGTAACGCCGCCTGGGTTCGCTACACCAACCCCCACGGACACACCGGAGCCGTGTACACGAAATCGCTGAGCACCGCGGGAATGGCGACGCGTAAGAACTTGGCCGCATATCCGAACGAATCAGGCCGGACCGCCATGGTGTCGTTCAGCGAGACCGTCATCGGCTGCTACGCGTTCTACATCGATTCCGTCGGATGGAACACGACCTGCACGAAGTCGTTCTGA
- a CDS encoding GDSL-type esterase/lipase family protein, translating to MPNPRFSRRHRGVTWPRPVVVAMAATMMFTATAGQPAVAAPTPQPPQVAEAPPAELNRSTVDPKLRDAVLPKGWARSEDRAWTSSGDPAGLHLLVAEAKTGYSWRTVATLVEPGFDTDLWIGNVCFTGSGRRAVVVYGPRQFVNREETFQRGGFAAVVDVVDGTVTKLGTTVSLAYHNPGCGAGETAVLAQNGGAKLGKTRLHVVDTTTAKDIRTHDLAGQVTSAIPVGDTVVAAGGAGIVEIDTAGRSRKLTATTGVPSSLRADADGGVAFLEAASDTIAVAKHLPAKAGSAREVARGPLGLAAGSGGRVFLTGTPVGATALPRTMTKVDAAPGSDLSSLGQVEITRGQASRSAADGITQPVSLTAKMTGSGKTVDFGFAPASTSNDAARATQESATAQAGSPTNPVDEDRTCAVQRNDPKTQVFQPHWKQVEWAVNLAVQNALTVPRPANWNQSGLPAWSPQAILPSLPLEGGGRVPAQVLLGILAQESNLWQASSHALEGMTGNPLVGDFYGRRASTSDEWSVDWAHADCGYGVAQVTDGMRVGQQAEFTQRAIAVDYATNIAAGLRILQDKWNQTYRAGIKINNADPAKIENWFAALWAYNSGINPQAHTGNTSGCTPGPTCTDSRGNWGLGWSNNPANPDYPVFRKPFGADPMDAKNPQRWPYPEKVIGWAAYPITKYDFRKTGTAGWSAGYNQAWWNGAVLRDTARPPIAAFCDNGADGNRCDINQSQPCLESDYHCWWHKPVTWKVDCAHSCGNENIRFPTDYPEPVFALKAEEETARKMPVEHYRPNCDPFDTDEGGVNKILDNSLIIDNVADSVNSVRPGCLRNWVNKGTFGFTFAEDHTGHYRSKIDLHQLGGGLGGHFWFGHTRKPGSAMDITGTWKLNQPLNSWARVMVHLPSHSAHTQQAVYKIDLGDGSKPRERIIPQRVLEHRWVSLGVFKFAGTPKVSLANVTGDGDGNEKIAWDAIAFQPLPGKPRNMVVSLGDSFASGEGASSDAKAHYYRETDNTGGDIEGSYKDPGYKWLYGNACHRSKYAWSRLASLGDGSTPIGQRADAWDPNVDHQLLACSGARAQNLLPSKALESKPDEQITDAWGDGAAVRFHEVSQLDRGFLDENTTVVTLSIGGNDAGFTDVLKACVLSIGPGNCQDEPLKASKDPRPLSVTGPELVRDKVIPSVDTVLRAIRNRAPNATIVLMTYPRLMSRSGVCLGTSFVVKGVRVDVGLNPSEAAWINDSTDYLDNQLSNKVSALALELNAPITIADPRQEFEGKAVCGDPESLHSFVVTRTEGESPLRDDIPEPFDTIRASQQTFHPNLAGTPLFATVLNRTFATMGI from the coding sequence ATGCCCAATCCGAGATTCAGCCGCAGACATCGAGGGGTCACGTGGCCGCGGCCGGTCGTCGTCGCGATGGCGGCGACGATGATGTTCACCGCGACCGCGGGTCAACCGGCCGTAGCCGCACCCACGCCACAACCGCCGCAGGTAGCCGAGGCGCCCCCAGCGGAGCTCAATCGGTCCACGGTGGACCCCAAGCTGCGCGATGCGGTCCTGCCGAAGGGCTGGGCCCGCTCCGAGGACAGGGCGTGGACCTCCTCCGGGGATCCTGCAGGCCTGCACCTGCTTGTCGCCGAGGCGAAGACGGGATACTCATGGCGGACCGTGGCTACGCTGGTCGAGCCAGGATTCGACACGGATCTCTGGATCGGCAACGTGTGTTTCACCGGTTCCGGCAGGCGTGCCGTGGTCGTCTACGGTCCGCGCCAGTTCGTCAATCGCGAGGAGACCTTCCAGCGCGGTGGGTTCGCGGCCGTGGTCGATGTGGTCGACGGCACGGTGACCAAGCTGGGCACCACGGTGAGCCTCGCCTATCACAACCCTGGCTGTGGAGCGGGTGAAACCGCGGTGTTGGCCCAGAACGGTGGCGCCAAGCTCGGCAAGACCCGGCTCCACGTAGTGGACACCACGACCGCCAAGGACATCCGCACCCACGACCTCGCCGGGCAGGTCACCTCGGCGATTCCGGTAGGAGACACGGTCGTTGCCGCAGGCGGGGCGGGCATCGTCGAGATCGATACCGCGGGTCGGAGCAGGAAGCTGACCGCCACCACGGGCGTGCCGTCCTCCCTGCGCGCCGACGCCGACGGTGGCGTTGCGTTCCTGGAGGCGGCGAGTGACACCATCGCCGTGGCGAAGCACCTGCCCGCCAAGGCGGGCTCGGCCCGGGAAGTCGCGCGTGGTCCGTTAGGGCTGGCCGCGGGCAGTGGCGGCCGGGTCTTCCTCACCGGCACCCCGGTCGGCGCGACCGCGCTGCCCCGGACGATGACCAAGGTCGACGCCGCGCCTGGATCGGATCTCTCGAGCCTCGGCCAGGTCGAGATCACCCGCGGTCAGGCGTCGCGCAGCGCCGCGGACGGAATCACGCAGCCGGTCTCGCTCACAGCGAAGATGACCGGATCAGGCAAGACCGTGGACTTCGGGTTCGCCCCAGCCAGTACGTCGAACGACGCCGCGCGCGCGACGCAGGAGTCCGCGACCGCGCAGGCGGGGTCACCCACGAACCCGGTCGACGAGGATCGCACCTGCGCCGTGCAGCGCAACGACCCGAAGACCCAGGTCTTCCAGCCGCACTGGAAGCAGGTGGAGTGGGCGGTGAACCTGGCGGTGCAGAACGCGCTGACGGTGCCACGGCCCGCCAACTGGAACCAGTCGGGGCTGCCTGCCTGGAGTCCGCAGGCGATCTTGCCGTCGCTCCCGCTGGAAGGTGGCGGCCGGGTTCCGGCCCAGGTGCTGTTGGGCATCCTCGCTCAGGAATCGAACCTGTGGCAGGCGTCCAGCCACGCACTGGAGGGGATGACCGGCAATCCGCTCGTCGGCGACTTCTACGGCAGGCGCGCGTCGACCTCCGACGAATGGTCGGTCGACTGGGCGCACGCCGACTGCGGCTACGGCGTCGCGCAGGTCACCGACGGCATGCGGGTGGGGCAGCAGGCCGAGTTCACCCAGCGGGCGATCGCGGTGGACTACGCCACCAACATCGCGGCGGGTCTGCGCATCCTGCAGGACAAGTGGAACCAGACCTACCGGGCAGGCATCAAGATCAATAACGCGGACCCGGCCAAGATCGAGAACTGGTTCGCGGCGCTGTGGGCCTACAACTCCGGCATCAACCCGCAAGCGCACACCGGAAACACAAGCGGATGCACTCCGGGTCCGACGTGCACCGATTCCAGGGGGAACTGGGGTCTGGGCTGGTCCAACAATCCGGCCAACCCCGACTACCCGGTCTTCCGAAAGCCGTTCGGGGCCGACCCGATGGACGCCAAGAACCCGCAGCGGTGGCCGTATCCGGAGAAGGTGATCGGCTGGGCCGCGTACCCCATCACAAAGTACGACTTCCGCAAGACTGGAACCGCCGGATGGTCCGCGGGCTACAACCAGGCGTGGTGGAACGGCGCCGTGCTGCGGGATACGGCCAGGCCGCCGATCGCCGCGTTCTGCGACAACGGCGCGGACGGAAACCGATGCGACATCAACCAGTCTCAGCCATGCCTGGAGAGCGACTACCACTGCTGGTGGCACAAGCCGGTGACCTGGAAGGTGGACTGCGCGCACTCGTGCGGCAACGAGAACATCCGCTTCCCAACGGACTACCCCGAACCGGTGTTCGCGCTCAAGGCTGAGGAAGAGACCGCCAGGAAGATGCCCGTCGAGCACTACCGGCCCAACTGCGATCCCTTCGATACCGACGAGGGCGGGGTGAACAAGATCCTGGACAACTCGCTGATCATCGACAACGTCGCGGACTCGGTGAACTCGGTCCGACCGGGTTGCCTGCGCAATTGGGTGAACAAGGGCACCTTCGGCTTCACCTTCGCCGAGGACCACACCGGGCACTACCGGTCGAAGATCGATCTGCACCAGCTCGGGGGCGGTCTCGGCGGGCACTTCTGGTTCGGCCACACCAGGAAACCGGGCAGCGCCATGGACATCACCGGAACCTGGAAGCTGAACCAGCCGCTCAACTCCTGGGCGCGGGTCATGGTCCACCTGCCCAGTCACAGCGCTCACACCCAGCAGGCCGTCTACAAGATCGATCTCGGGGACGGCAGCAAGCCACGCGAGCGCATCATCCCGCAGCGAGTCCTCGAACACCGCTGGGTGTCACTTGGTGTGTTCAAGTTCGCCGGGACGCCGAAGGTGTCGCTGGCGAACGTGACCGGCGACGGTGACGGCAACGAGAAGATCGCGTGGGACGCGATCGCCTTCCAGCCGCTGCCGGGCAAGCCGAGGAACATGGTGGTGTCACTCGGCGACTCCTTCGCCTCCGGCGAAGGCGCGTCATCCGATGCCAAGGCTCACTACTACCGAGAGACGGACAACACCGGTGGCGACATTGAGGGTTCCTACAAGGATCCCGGTTACAAATGGCTGTACGGCAATGCCTGTCACCGATCCAAGTACGCCTGGTCTCGGCTGGCGAGCCTAGGCGACGGCAGCACCCCGATCGGTCAGCGGGCCGATGCCTGGGACCCGAACGTGGATCACCAGCTTCTCGCGTGCTCGGGGGCGCGGGCGCAGAATCTGTTGCCCAGCAAGGCATTGGAGTCGAAGCCCGACGAGCAGATCACCGATGCTTGGGGTGACGGCGCCGCGGTGCGGTTCCACGAGGTCTCCCAACTGGACAGGGGCTTCCTCGACGAGAACACCACGGTGGTGACGTTGTCGATTGGCGGCAACGACGCGGGATTCACCGACGTCCTCAAGGCGTGCGTCTTGTCGATCGGCCCTGGCAACTGCCAGGACGAACCGCTGAAGGCTTCGAAGGACCCGCGTCCGCTCAGCGTCACCGGTCCCGAGCTGGTGCGAGACAAGGTGATTCCGTCGGTGGACACGGTGTTGCGGGCGATCCGCAATCGGGCACCGAACGCCACGATCGTGCTGATGACGTACCCAAGACTCATGTCCCGAAGCGGGGTCTGCCTCGGCACGAGCTTCGTGGTGAAGGGCGTGCGGGTGGACGTCGGCCTCAACCCCAGCGAGGCGGCTTGGATCAACGACAGCACCGACTACCTCGACAACCAGTTGAGCAACAAGGTGTCCGCCCTGGCGCTGGAGCTGAACGCGCCGATCACCATCGCCGATCCACGTCAGGAGTTCGAGGGCAAGGCGGTGTGCGGCGATCCGGAGAGCCTGCATAGCTTCGTGGTGACCAGGACCGAAGGGGAGTCTCCCTTGCGGGACGACATACCCGAACCGTTCGACACGATCCGCGCGTCCCAGCAGACCTTCCACCCGAACCTGGCAGGCACCCCGCTGTTCGCGACGGTGCTGAACCGCACCTTCGCCACGATGGGAATCTGA